The Clostridium sporogenes genome contains a region encoding:
- a CDS encoding flagellin, with protein MIINHNLNAMNAHRNMGINTGNSAKAMEKLSSGLRINRAGDDAAGLSISEKMRAQIRGLNQASRNAQDGISLIQTAEGALNETHSILQRMRELSVQAANDTNVTVDREAIQEELTSLTNEVDRIAKTTQFNEKNLLNGSLATTGAKLQIGANKDADLTLEIKISGMDSTKLGIQAANVSVKDHATAQTAVENVNKAIKTVSTERSKLGAYQNRLEHTIANLDNASENLQAAESRVRDVDMAKEMMNFSKNNILQQAAQAMLAQANQAPQGVLQLLR; from the coding sequence ATGATAATTAATCACAATTTAAACGCTATGAACGCTCATAGAAATATGGGAATCAACACTGGAAATTCTGCTAAAGCTATGGAGAAATTAAGCTCAGGTTTAAGAATAAACAGAGCAGGAGATGACGCTGCAGGACTTTCAATTTCTGAAAAAATGAGAGCACAAATAAGAGGATTAAACCAAGCTTCAAGAAATGCTCAAGATGGTATATCTTTAATCCAAACAGCAGAAGGTGCTTTAAACGAAACTCACTCAATTCTTCAAAGAATGAGAGAATTATCAGTACAAGCTGCTAACGATACCAATGTTACAGTAGATAGAGAAGCTATACAAGAAGAATTAACTTCATTAACAAATGAAGTTGATAGAATCGCTAAAACAACTCAATTCAACGAAAAGAACTTATTAAATGGATCTTTAGCTACAACAGGTGCTAAACTACAAATAGGCGCAAATAAAGATGCTGATTTAACATTAGAAATTAAGATAAGTGGTATGGATTCTACAAAATTGGGAATCCAAGCAGCAAATGTAAGTGTTAAAGATCATGCTACTGCTCAAACTGCTGTTGAAAATGTAAATAAAGCAATAAAGACAGTTTCAACTGAAAGATCTAAACTTGGTGCATACCAAAACAGATTAGAGCATACTATAGCTAACTTAGATAATGCTTCTGAGAACTTACAAGCAGCAGAATCAAGAGTAAGAGACGTAGATATGGCTAAAGAAATGATGAACTTTAGCAAAAACAACATATTACAACAAGCTGCACAAGCTATGCTTGCACAAGCTAACCAAGCGCCACAAGGAGTTCTTCAATTATTAAGATAA
- a CDS encoding flagellar protein FliT has translation MDELRSKLIKFREITLNIIDSLEKEDYDSPENLLEERENITKEISNLNYKKEEFKIIGEELELLLIEKKLQNLMIEKKAMIKLKLKEASENKEANKNYSTKQFSTQNILNTKI, from the coding sequence ATGGATGAATTAAGAAGTAAATTAATAAAGTTTAGAGAAATAACGTTAAATATAATAGATTCTTTGGAAAAGGAAGACTATGATTCTCCAGAGAATTTATTAGAAGAAAGAGAAAATATAACAAAAGAAATAAGTAATTTAAATTACAAAAAAGAAGAGTTTAAAATAATAGGTGAAGAATTAGAGCTATTATTAATAGAAAAGAAATTACAAAATCTTATGATAGAAAAAAAAGCTATGATAAAATTGAAACTAAAAGAGGCTTCTGAAAATAAAGAAGCTAATAAAAATTATAGTACAAAACAATTTAGCACACAAAATATATTAAATACAAAAATATAA
- the fliD gene encoding flagellar filament capping protein FliD yields MRLPGLATGMDTDTMIKTMMKPYTMRVDQMKQKSQILLWQQDAYRNVMDGVSNITKKYFDVLNGDNYMLSSKNFSSLKPSGIPDTSNIKINAGSGAISGNYSLKVTELAAKAEAIGNNAVNIKTLSEGDYGIKIDASNNKIVIDGNEITLSGSRYNNVSDIAAEINSKINADGSVLKDTVKAVVKDGSIKIENLFKIDDTNKELKVTVDGKEYTAELAKGNFTLEELTNSINSKLKVAKDTDGNVLPEDKGVKASLSADGKNIEFTGTTSQPNYYVTGVNLGGTAGGSGITGTDVTVASNSITYAKEIIAGFNDTFNVKIGTDASKTVKLAAGTINSVDELKTKLNDAFTTAGLGTALTATVKDGKIVLSSNSDKQVIITGESGKSANSLLGLPDRYEMNTSLSEKMSNIIGGEVKFTINGVDFDYDFTKDYDSTTAPNGAKNKTISQILGDISDKAKVDINYSEINKKFTMRSKEEGTSEKIVASDASGDFLQNLFGNSSISVQGKDAEFNLTTPNGTSTVTKPTNNFTIDGVNYNIEGAKPGEEISFSLSGDTEDSFNKIKGFIEDYNKLVDELQKKLSEKKYRKFEPLTEEQKKDMKENDIKLWEEKAQSGILRNDSDIQNMLSSLRRAFFDSVEGSGLSLKEVGLNTSSDYTQGGKIVFDINIDKDGNNGEARLKKLLKEDPDKVFKIFSKQSDSYPRYTPDLTSTERKQRYNEEGILQRINDIFKDYTRTTKNVNGKMGIFVEKAGIKGTASEINNNLYKELEKREKTIKEMEDRLLERENRYYYQFAQLEKYMSQMNSQSAWLAQQLGGGK; encoded by the coding sequence ATGAGATTACCTGGACTTGCTACAGGAATGGATACAGATACTATGATAAAAACTATGATGAAACCCTATACTATGCGTGTAGATCAAATGAAACAAAAATCACAAATATTATTATGGCAGCAGGATGCCTATAGAAACGTAATGGATGGAGTATCAAATATAACTAAAAAATATTTCGATGTATTAAATGGTGACAACTATATGTTATCTTCAAAGAATTTCTCTAGTTTAAAACCATCAGGAATACCAGATACTTCAAATATTAAAATAAATGCAGGAAGCGGTGCTATATCAGGAAATTATTCATTAAAGGTTACAGAATTAGCAGCTAAGGCTGAAGCTATAGGAAATAATGCTGTAAACATCAAAACATTAAGTGAAGGTGATTATGGCATAAAAATAGATGCTTCTAATAATAAAATAGTTATAGATGGCAATGAAATAACATTAAGTGGAAGTAGATATAATAATGTATCAGATATAGCAGCTGAAATAAATAGCAAAATAAATGCAGATGGATCTGTTTTAAAAGATACAGTTAAGGCAGTAGTTAAAGATGGAAGTATAAAAATAGAAAATTTATTTAAAATAGATGATACAAATAAAGAATTAAAAGTAACAGTAGATGGAAAAGAGTATACTGCAGAATTAGCTAAAGGAAACTTTACTTTAGAAGAATTAACAAATTCTATAAATAGCAAATTAAAAGTTGCTAAAGATACAGATGGAAATGTATTACCTGAGGATAAAGGAGTTAAAGCGTCTTTATCAGCAGATGGTAAGAATATAGAATTTACAGGAACAACATCACAACCTAATTATTATGTGACTGGAGTTAATTTAGGAGGAACAGCAGGAGGAAGTGGAATTACAGGTACCGATGTAACAGTAGCTAGTAATTCAATAACCTATGCAAAGGAAATAATAGCAGGATTTAATGATACATTTAATGTAAAAATAGGTACTGATGCTTCAAAAACAGTAAAACTAGCGGCAGGAACTATAAATTCAGTAGATGAGTTAAAAACAAAACTTAATGATGCCTTTACTACAGCAGGACTAGGTACTGCTCTAACTGCAACAGTAAAAGATGGAAAGATAGTTCTATCATCTAATTCAGATAAGCAAGTAATAATTACAGGAGAATCAGGGAAAAGTGCTAATTCTTTATTAGGATTACCAGATAGATATGAAATGAATACTAGTTTATCAGAAAAAATGTCTAATATAATAGGTGGAGAAGTTAAATTTACTATAAATGGTGTGGATTTTGATTATGATTTTACAAAAGATTATGATTCAACTACAGCACCAAATGGAGCTAAAAATAAAACTATATCCCAAATATTGGGGGATATATCAGATAAAGCGAAAGTAGATATAAACTATAGTGAAATTAATAAAAAATTTACTATGAGATCTAAAGAGGAAGGTACCAGTGAAAAAATAGTTGCCAGTGATGCTTCAGGTGATTTCTTACAAAATTTATTTGGAAATAGCTCAATAAGTGTACAAGGTAAGGATGCAGAGTTTAATCTTACAACACCAAATGGAACTTCTACAGTAACTAAGCCTACAAATAATTTTACTATAGATGGTGTAAATTATAATATAGAAGGAGCAAAACCAGGGGAAGAAATAAGTTTTTCATTAAGTGGAGATACTGAGGATTCTTTTAATAAGATAAAAGGATTCATAGAGGATTATAATAAATTAGTAGACGAGTTACAGAAAAAGCTTTCAGAAAAAAAATATAGAAAATTTGAACCATTAACTGAAGAACAAAAAAAAGACATGAAGGAAAATGATATAAAGCTTTGGGAAGAAAAGGCTCAGTCAGGTATATTAAGAAATGATTCTGATATACAAAATATGCTTTCTAGTCTAAGAAGGGCTTTCTTTGATTCTGTAGAGGGTTCAGGTCTTTCATTAAAAGAGGTAGGACTGAATACATCTAGTGATTATACACAGGGTGGAAAAATAGTATTTGATATAAATATAGATAAGGATGGTAATAATGGAGAAGCTAGACTTAAAAAACTTCTAAAGGAAGATCCGGATAAAGTATTTAAAATATTTTCAAAACAATCTGATAGCTATCCAAGATATACTCCAGATTTAACTTCAACAGAAAGAAAACAAAGATACAATGAAGAGGGTATACTTCAAAGGATAAATGATATATTTAAGGACTATACAAGAACCACAAAAAATGTTAATGGTAAGATGGGAATATTCGTAGAAAAGGCAGGTATAAAAGGAACTGCATCTGAAATAAATAATAATCTCTATAAGGAATTAGAAAAGAGAGAAAAAACCATAAAGGAAATGGAAGATAGACTTTTAGAACGTGAAAATAGATATTATTATCAATTTGCTCAACTAGAAAAATATATGAGCCAAATGAATTCTCAATCCGCATGGCTTGCCCAACAATTAGGCGGGGGAAAATAA
- the fliS gene encoding flagellar export chaperone FliS translates to MYTANAYNTYKNNSVNFASKDQLLLMLLDGAVKFSKIARQAILDKDIVKAHENLVKTQDIFYELMATLDVNQAETWGHQLMSIYEFIVRRLGEANIKKDTKIMDEVIPLIEDIRDTWYEAEKLSKQMK, encoded by the coding sequence ATGTATACAGCTAATGCATACAATACTTATAAAAATAATAGCGTTAATTTTGCTTCAAAGGATCAACTGCTTCTAATGTTATTAGATGGGGCTGTGAAATTTTCTAAAATAGCAAGACAAGCCATTTTAGATAAAGATATAGTGAAAGCTCATGAAAATTTAGTGAAAACTCAAGATATATTCTATGAATTAATGGCAACTTTAGATGTTAACCAAGCTGAAACTTGGGGACATCAACTTATGTCAATTTATGAATTTATAGTAAGAAGACTTGGTGAGGCTAATATAAAAAAAGATACTAAAATAATGGATGAAGTTATACCATTAATAGAAGACATAAGAGATACATGGTATGAAGCTGAAAAGTTATCAAAGCAAATGAAATAA
- a CDS encoding flagellar protein FlaG: protein MEVKAISQGRHQAYNSEIINNDINLDTNVERIKLNEKHTTLDKENTKEVKNSVDKLNKLLEGQDIRLEYEIYGKFRDLTIRLINTKTKEVIKEIPPRKIIDMVAKLCEMAGVLVDEKA from the coding sequence ATGGAAGTAAAAGCTATAAGTCAAGGAAGACATCAAGCGTATAATTCTGAAATCATAAATAACGATATAAATTTAGATACTAATGTTGAAAGAATTAAGTTGAATGAAAAACATACTACATTGGATAAAGAAAATACAAAAGAAGTTAAAAATTCTGTAGATAAATTAAATAAGTTATTAGAAGGGCAGGATATACGTCTAGAGTACGAAATTTATGGTAAGTTTAGAGATTTAACCATAAGATTAATAAATACAAAAACAAAGGAAGTAATAAAAGAAATACCACCTAGAAAAATAATAGATATGGTAGCCAAACTATGTGAAATGGCAGGAGTTTTAGTAGACGAAAAGGCATAG
- the csrA gene encoding carbon storage regulator CsrA yields the protein MLVITRKKGESFLIGDDIEITVVKLDDGSVKLAIDAPKKLTILRKELYNEVQEENKKATNFNPSILKNIKTK from the coding sequence ATGCTAGTTATAACTAGAAAAAAAGGAGAGTCTTTTTTAATAGGAGATGATATAGAGATAACTGTAGTTAAATTAGATGATGGTTCTGTAAAATTAGCCATAGATGCCCCTAAAAAATTAACTATACTAAGAAAAGAACTTTATAATGAGGTTCAGGAAGAAAATAAAAAAGCTACTAATTTCAATCCTTCTATTTTGAAAAATATAAAAACTAAATAA
- the fliW gene encoding flagellar assembly protein FliW, with amino-acid sequence MKLNTKYHGCIEYEERDVIYFQKGIPGFEELKEFIIFPVEDNDVFSVFHSIEKEDMGIIVTSPFNIEKEYEIQLEEEQIKSLKLQDEKDTLVLNTVTLSSDIDKITANLRAPIVINIKEKIGEQIIINSDKYKVKHPLFKEEA; translated from the coding sequence ATGAAGTTAAATACGAAATATCATGGATGTATAGAGTATGAAGAAAGGGATGTAATCTATTTTCAAAAGGGTATACCAGGGTTTGAGGAATTAAAGGAATTTATAATATTTCCTGTGGAAGATAATGATGTGTTTTCAGTTTTTCATTCTATAGAAAAGGAAGATATGGGTATTATAGTTACTTCTCCTTTTAATATAGAAAAGGAATATGAAATACAATTGGAGGAAGAACAAATAAAAAGTCTTAAACTACAGGATGAAAAAGATACATTGGTCTTAAATACAGTTACCTTAAGTTCAGATATAGATAAAATAACAGCAAATTTAAGAGCTCCCATTGTTATAAATATAAAAGAAAAAATAGGGGAACAAATAATAATAAATAGTGATAAATATAAAGTGAAACATCCACTATTTAAGGAGGAAGCTTAA
- the flgL gene encoding flagellar hook-associated protein FlgL, with amino-acid sequence MRITNNMMANSFMTDMNNNLENLDRIRQQLTSGKNFSKPSHDPAGVIRSMQLYSGIDANKQYNKNISNVINWLDVTDTALDQVGKQLGKIRDKLEEAGNPGFGPTERKALKDEVNGIIASMSQTLNTTFDGKYIFSGTRVTGKPTGVQKDGTTKNNSIDYVNKDGSMPLDPAGDEYKQMEQKLKAEISEGVVMEYNVTATEVLEGGGDLRQYLENIVNHLDSDDPNEISKLYGDDLGNIDKALDNVLRIRAEVGAKQNRMDAAKEMNKETNFNMTEILSNIEDVNLVEKNMEYAILQSVYISSLQTSAKVLQPTLMDYLR; translated from the coding sequence ATGAGAATCACAAATAATATGATGGCAAATTCATTTATGACAGACATGAATAATAATTTAGAAAATTTAGACAGAATTAGACAACAGCTAACTTCAGGTAAAAACTTCTCTAAGCCATCTCATGATCCAGCTGGTGTTATAAGAAGTATGCAACTTTATTCAGGTATAGATGCAAATAAACAGTACAACAAAAATATAAGTAATGTAATAAACTGGTTAGACGTTACAGATACAGCTTTGGATCAAGTAGGAAAGCAATTAGGAAAGATAAGAGATAAATTAGAGGAAGCAGGAAATCCAGGCTTTGGTCCAACAGAAAGAAAAGCCTTAAAGGATGAGGTAAATGGAATTATAGCCAGCATGTCCCAAACTTTAAATACTACTTTTGATGGTAAATATATATTTTCTGGTACAAGAGTTACAGGAAAGCCAACAGGGGTACAAAAAGATGGAACTACAAAAAATAATTCTATTGATTATGTAAATAAAGATGGGAGTATGCCTTTAGATCCAGCCGGTGATGAATATAAACAAATGGAACAAAAATTAAAGGCAGAAATATCTGAAGGGGTAGTTATGGAATATAATGTAACTGCTACAGAGGTTTTAGAAGGTGGAGGAGACTTAAGACAGTATTTGGAAAATATAGTAAATCACCTAGACAGTGATGATCCTAATGAAATAAGCAAACTATATGGTGATGACTTAGGGAATATAGATAAGGCTTTAGATAATGTACTAAGAATAAGAGCAGAGGTAGGAGCAAAACAAAACAGAATGGATGCAGCAAAGGAAATGAATAAAGAAACAAACTTTAATATGACAGAAATTTTATCTAATATAGAAGATGTGAATTTAGTAGAAAAAAATATGGAATATGCTATACTTCAATCTGTTTATATATCTTCTCTTCAAACAAGTGCAAAAGTTTTACAACCAACACTAATGGACTACTTAAGGTAG
- the flgK gene encoding flagellar hook-associated protein FlgK, whose amino-acid sequence MSGLFGTLNIGKSGMFAQQGAINTTSHNIANANTEGYSRQRVELQTTRPYCKPSMNSAAGPGQVGTGVQIVAINRVRDSFLDYQTRVELGVQGHFSSRHKFLSQIENILNEPTDVGISKLFGKFFDAWHDLSLNAQGSNAKSVVMEQASALADELNHTFNELSKLKENTQREIQQTVFEVNSILNQLNQLNQEIVQVKVAGQQPNDLMDRRDLLLDKLSAKFGIEIDKENFEGINLSTSNHAKDYQDKTSPFGGTPPQIQGKDGKFYDANLVQRVNPEDVYRFSYIKDITPKDKQKLGGNGKYEVTYYVGGDTKSEDNKRTITVTINSEEEFKRLDEGRVLWTDKNGDVVKIPNNSSPDEKDNQSTETIKNNGSCDFTNLKLFEPPSGELKGQMSVQEEIDNYQEQLNKLAKALAFSVNAIHTQSLDPANPKDKALNFFINGENPNNEMEITAGNIALNKAIKENPMKIIAGVTPNSGEGDGKRALAISQIKDVFMSIQDIKKDTDRKKFLEKFFAPNDEFQFNGITLDTIGKDTNGMTMNTYFNDIIGGLGVDEAEAKRMVKNQATLLAGFQQSRDSVSGVSLDEEFANLVQFNHCYQANAKIISTVDQLLDVVINGLKK is encoded by the coding sequence ATGTCCGGATTATTCGGAACTTTGAATATAGGTAAAAGTGGTATGTTTGCACAACAGGGAGCAATAAATACTACATCACATAACATAGCTAATGCAAATACTGAAGGGTATTCAAGACAAAGAGTGGAACTTCAAACCACAAGACCTTACTGTAAGCCAAGCATGAATAGTGCTGCAGGCCCAGGACAGGTAGGAACAGGAGTTCAAATAGTAGCCATAAATAGAGTTAGAGATAGTTTCTTAGATTATCAAACAAGGGTAGAATTAGGGGTACAAGGTCATTTTTCTAGTAGACATAAATTTTTATCTCAAATAGAAAATATATTAAATGAACCTACAGATGTGGGAATATCAAAATTATTTGGAAAATTTTTTGATGCTTGGCATGATCTATCTTTAAATGCTCAAGGTTCTAATGCCAAATCAGTGGTAATGGAACAAGCTTCAGCTTTAGCAGATGAATTAAATCATACATTTAATGAACTTTCAAAATTAAAAGAAAATACTCAAAGAGAAATACAACAAACAGTATTTGAAGTAAATAGTATACTAAATCAATTAAACCAATTAAACCAAGAAATTGTACAGGTAAAGGTAGCAGGACAACAACCAAATGACTTAATGGATAGAAGAGACTTATTATTAGATAAGTTAAGTGCAAAGTTTGGTATAGAAATTGATAAAGAGAACTTTGAAGGAATAAATTTAAGTACCTCTAATCACGCAAAGGATTACCAAGATAAAACTTCACCCTTTGGAGGAACACCACCTCAAATACAAGGTAAAGATGGTAAGTTTTACGATGCAAATTTAGTACAAAGAGTAAATCCAGAGGATGTTTATAGATTTTCATATATAAAAGATATAACACCAAAAGATAAACAGAAATTAGGAGGAAATGGGAAATATGAAGTAACTTATTACGTAGGAGGAGATACAAAGTCTGAAGATAACAAAAGAACAATTACAGTTACAATAAATTCTGAGGAAGAATTTAAAAGACTAGATGAGGGTAGAGTTTTATGGACAGATAAAAATGGGGATGTAGTGAAAATTCCTAATAATAGTTCTCCTGACGAGAAGGATAACCAAAGTACTGAAACTATAAAAAATAATGGTTCCTGTGATTTTACAAATTTAAAATTATTTGAACCTCCATCAGGAGAGTTAAAAGGACAAATGTCTGTACAGGAAGAAATAGATAATTATCAAGAGCAATTGAATAAATTGGCTAAGGCTTTAGCTTTTTCTGTAAATGCTATTCATACACAGAGTTTAGATCCTGCAAACCCTAAAGATAAAGCACTAAACTTCTTTATTAACGGAGAGAATCCAAACAATGAAATGGAAATAACTGCAGGAAATATAGCACTAAATAAAGCTATAAAAGAAAATCCTATGAAAATAATTGCGGGAGTAACCCCAAACTCTGGTGAAGGAGACGGAAAAAGAGCTTTAGCTATATCTCAAATAAAGGATGTATTTATGAGTATACAGGATATAAAAAAAGATACGGATAGAAAAAAATTCTTGGAAAAATTCTTTGCACCTAATGATGAATTTCAATTTAATGGTATTACGTTGGATACCATAGGAAAAGATACTAATGGTATGACTATGAATACTTATTTTAACGATATTATAGGTGGTCTTGGTGTGGATGAGGCAGAAGCTAAAAGAATGGTTAAAAATCAAGCTACACTTTTAGCAGGATTTCAACAATCTAGAGATTCTGTATCAGGAGTATCTTTAGATGAAGAATTTGCAAATTTAGTGCAATTTAATCATTGTTACCAAGCCAATGCAAAAATAATAAGTACTGTAGATCAATTATTAGATGTAGTAATAAATGGACTTAAGAAATAG
- a CDS encoding flagellar protein FlgN: MEEKIKQSLKEEIKVLKELLNLLDDQHEFISFKKTFELDKIAIDIEEKCKELAHKEMARRNLIGNTSMKEFIANTKDEELKSVYKEATDLLEEIKLQKDSNDMLIKQVISLTTNMLSILNPDRTPKTYGPYGRR; encoded by the coding sequence ATGGAAGAAAAAATAAAACAATCATTAAAAGAAGAGATAAAGGTACTAAAAGAACTTTTAAACCTTCTAGATGATCAACATGAGTTTATTTCCTTTAAAAAAACCTTTGAGTTAGATAAAATAGCCATAGACATAGAAGAAAAATGTAAAGAGTTAGCCCACAAGGAAATGGCTAGACGGAATCTAATAGGAAATACTTCTATGAAAGAATTCATAGCTAACACAAAGGATGAAGAACTTAAGTCTGTATATAAAGAAGCTACAGATTTACTGGAAGAAATAAAACTTCAAAAGGATAGTAATGATATGTTAATAAAACAGGTTATATCATTAACTACGAATATGCTGAGCATATTAAATCCAGATAGGACACCTAAAACTTATGGGCCCTATGGAAGGCGATAA
- a CDS encoding flagellar biosynthesis anti-sigma factor FlgM, whose product MKINGVGITNSINAYNANKKITEKEEVKSLKDKIEISHLGKSLTTYSLDDKFLNEKERLDRVNDIKDKIEKGTYKIDSKLVAEKLLNNIKETF is encoded by the coding sequence ATGAAGATAAATGGAGTAGGTATAACAAATAGTATAAATGCTTACAATGCTAACAAAAAAATAACAGAAAAAGAAGAAGTAAAAAGCTTAAAGGACAAAATAGAAATATCTCATTTGGGTAAAAGTTTAACTACTTATTCTTTAGATGATAAATTTTTAAATGAAAAAGAAAGATTAGATAGAGTAAATGATATAAAAGATAAAATAGAAAAGGGTACTTATAAAATTGATTCAAAATTAGTAGCAGAAAAGCTATTAAATAATATTAAGGAGACTTTTTAA
- the fliM gene encoding flagellar motor switch protein FliM: protein MAEILSQGEIDALLSALSSGEITPDEVPKEEEKQKVKPYDFKRPQKFSKDHIRTLELIHDNYARIISNYLTAQVRSNVKVKIESVQQITYEEFIHSVPNPTILTIFKMPPLNGSVLFETNPQFVFQMIDVLLGGNGNGNYKMREFTDIDKNIMKQINTGLITNLKLAWEDVMEVDVEIESLETNPALNQTLAPTEPVALITFSVEMGKSNTFINICIPYLSIEKVLEKLVVQYWFRENDEESIEESSSKIKERINIVSMELTAELGRTSVTVEDFLRLSVGDVVALDTKTEEPVHLLIEKEPGYYAKPGVIGKNIGLQILDQIDKDVESYE from the coding sequence ATGGCAGAAATATTATCCCAGGGTGAAATAGATGCCCTTTTATCTGCTCTATCTTCAGGAGAAATAACACCAGACGAGGTTCCCAAAGAAGAGGAAAAACAAAAAGTAAAACCCTATGATTTTAAAAGACCTCAAAAGTTCTCAAAGGATCACATAAGAACCTTAGAGCTTATACATGATAATTATGCAAGAATAATATCAAATTATTTAACAGCTCAAGTTAGAAGTAATGTGAAAGTTAAGATAGAATCAGTTCAGCAGATAACTTATGAAGAATTTATTCACTCTGTGCCAAATCCAACAATTTTAACTATATTTAAAATGCCACCTTTAAACGGTTCCGTATTATTTGAAACAAATCCTCAATTTGTATTTCAAATGATAGATGTACTTTTAGGTGGTAATGGCAATGGAAACTACAAAATGAGAGAGTTTACAGATATAGATAAAAATATAATGAAACAAATAAACACAGGACTTATAACAAATTTAAAATTAGCATGGGAAGATGTAATGGAAGTGGATGTTGAAATAGAAAGCTTAGAAACTAACCCAGCTTTAAATCAAACTCTAGCTCCAACAGAACCTGTAGCTTTAATAACTTTCTCTGTAGAAATGGGAAAAAGTAATACTTTTATAAATATTTGTATACCATATTTGAGCATAGAAAAAGTTTTAGAAAAACTAGTAGTTCAATACTGGTTTAGAGAAAATGATGAGGAATCAATAGAAGAATCTTCATCTAAGATAAAGGAAAGAATAAATATAGTTAGCATGGAACTAACTGCTGAATTAGGAAGAACTTCAGTTACAGTAGAAGATTTTTTAAGATTGTCTGTAGGGGATGTGGTAGCCTTAGATACTAAAACTGAGGAACCTGTCCATTTATTAATAGAAAAAGAACCAGGTTATTATGCTAAACCAGGAGTTATAGGCAAGAATATAGGGTTACAGATACTAGATCAAATAGATAAGGATGTGGAAAGTTATGAGTAA
- a CDS encoding chemotaxis protein CheW codes for MQVVIFKLNNEQFAVQTDKIQSINDAMEITKVPKAPTHIKGLINLRGNIISLLDINLLLDIPKGDKSQNNIIILEMEDELVGIAVDDVYEVLDVEEKLIERSSDERRKEYIEGIINFQDRIVTLIDIDKLL; via the coding sequence TTGCAAGTTGTAATATTTAAATTAAATAATGAACAGTTTGCAGTTCAAACTGATAAAATACAAAGTATAAACGATGCTATGGAAATAACTAAGGTTCCAAAGGCACCAACTCACATAAAAGGACTTATAAATTTAAGAGGAAATATTATCTCACTTTTAGATATTAATCTTTTATTAGATATACCAAAGGGAGATAAAAGCCAAAATAATATAATAATATTAGAAATGGAAGATGAACTAGTAGGAATAGCTGTAGATGATGTATATGAAGTTTTAGATGTAGAAGAAAAATTAATAGAAAGATCCTCAGATGAAAGAAGAAAAGAATATATAGAAGGAATAATTAATTTTCAAGATAGAATAGTAACATTAATAGACATAGATAAATTATTATAA
- a CDS encoding response regulator, producing the protein MAKVLIVDDAAFMRMMIKDILEKNGFEVVGEANNGLKAVELYKKEQPDVVTMDITMPDMDGIEAVKAIREFDAAAKIIMCSAMGQQTMVMDAIKAGAKDFIVKPFQADRVLEAIKKVIG; encoded by the coding sequence ATGGCAAAAGTATTAATCGTTGATGACGCTGCATTTATGAGAATGATGATAAAAGATATATTAGAGAAAAATGGATTTGAAGTTGTAGGAGAAGCTAATAATGGATTAAAAGCTGTAGAACTATATAAAAAGGAGCAACCAGATGTAGTAACTATGGATATAACTATGCCAGATATGGATGGAATAGAAGCGGTAAAAGCCATAAGAGAATTTGATGCTGCTGCAAAAATAATAATGTGTAGTGCTATGGGACAACAAACTATGGTTATGGATGCTATAAAGGCGGGAGCAAAAGATTTTATCGTAAAACCATTCCAAGCAGATAGAGTTTTAGAAGCTATCAAAAAGGTTATAGGATAA